In Candidatus Lokiarchaeota archaeon, the following proteins share a genomic window:
- a CDS encoding HAD-IIA family hydrolase, with protein sequence MKLDEKSLWLFDVDNTLIHDVEHPTPFPGAVDCCRYLRDAGKEIGILTNVGRLSAQQVHAALQKAGFHFSKESVFTAGAATAAYVFNRNPDARCFVISEGGATEDFIAKGLNVVNNPPIDFVAIGADRDLSFQRLNFAAKCVRDGAELLCVSGSREYPGVYLGKEDMYLGERSITAAVEDATGVEATIVGKPMPEIVIETVMTMGYDCDDAVMIGDNPASDIAGGNAAGLTTVLVKRNPDDIVAYNAGELDTTPDMTVTSLEELQSLICG encoded by the coding sequence ATGAAGCTTGATGAGAAATCTCTTTGGTTGTTTGATGTTGACAATACGCTGATTCATGATGTTGAGCATCCAACTCCTTTTCCGGGTGCTGTGGATTGCTGTAGATATCTCAGAGATGCTGGCAAAGAGATAGGAATACTCACTAACGTAGGCCGGCTTTCAGCGCAACAGGTGCATGCGGCTCTACAAAAAGCTGGGTTTCATTTCTCAAAAGAAAGCGTATTCACTGCAGGAGCTGCTACGGCGGCTTATGTTTTCAATAGGAATCCTGACGCTAGATGCTTCGTGATAAGCGAAGGTGGAGCTACTGAGGATTTCATTGCTAAAGGTCTGAATGTTGTGAACAATCCTCCAATTGATTTTGTTGCAATAGGTGCAGATCGCGATTTGAGCTTTCAACGTTTGAATTTTGCCGCCAAATGTGTACGAGACGGAGCTGAACTGCTTTGTGTAAGCGGTAGCAGAGAGTATCCCGGCGTCTATCTGGGAAAAGAGGACATGTATCTGGGCGAACGATCCATAACTGCCGCAGTAGAAGATGCCACTGGAGTTGAAGCAACCATAGTTGGAAAACCCATGCCTGAGATTGTTATTGAGACTGTGATGACAATGGGTTATGATTGTGATGATGCTGTCATGATTGGAGATAATCCGGCTTCAGATATTGCGGGAGGTAATGCTGCAGGATTGACTACCGTCCTGGTCAAGCGAAATCCTGATGATATAGTTGCATATAACGCAGGTGAGCTGGATACAACTCCCGATATGACCGTCACGAGTTTGGAGGAATTACAATCGCTCATTTGCGGATGA
- a CDS encoding cupin domain-containing protein has translation MSHKRSIEVYVTNYKNRKEIEVTLEGSKKTTMRWLVGRRSGAKTYAMRWFKIEPGGIIPSHTHPEEHEIFVLSGEAKLLGGLEGETAKKDDVVFIDSNKPHGYDNTEGTEDFCFICVIPLLDNEE, from the coding sequence GTGAGCCACAAGAGGTCGATTGAAGTGTATGTAACGAATTACAAGAACCGCAAGGAAATCGAAGTTACTCTGGAAGGCAGCAAGAAAACCACAATGAGATGGCTCGTAGGAAGAAGAAGCGGAGCTAAAACTTATGCTATGCGCTGGTTCAAGATTGAACCGGGTGGAATCATTCCTTCTCATACGCACCCAGAAGAGCATGAGATATTTGTTTTGAGCGGCGAGGCAAAGCTACTTGGAGGACTTGAGGGCGAGACGGCAAAGAAGGATGATGTCGTATTCATAGACTCAAACAAACCCCATGGTTATGATAACACTGAGGGTACCGAGGATTTCTGCTTCATCTGTGTCATTCCCCTTCTTGATAACGAAGAATGA